The genomic interval GTACTATCCCCAAAGTCTACCTACTGGTTATGCAACTGGTTACAACTAGTCCAAACTGGTTGCTTCAATAGTTGTGCAACTGTTAGAAAAAAGGAGACTCCCACAGACTACTGAAGACCACTCAAGACTTTTGGCACAACAATTTCCAAACTGCTGACGGCCTAGCTGTGACAATCTAAGACCAGCTACAATGGATATGGCTGCAGACAGATTtacaatataaatgaaaacatctCCATAACCAAATTCGGATGTGTAACTACTCAAGACAAACCAGGACTTGCGGCAGTGCCTCAAAAAAATTGGCAGccaaatatataatgttttaggattttgagttttttttagttttacctGTAAGTTACTTCAACACAAAATTAACTCACAACAAACAAATCTgttatacaagaggaccatgatggtcctgaatcgctcacctgtacCCACATGAACTgggtatgacgtcattttttctattatttgacatagtgacctagttttagagctcatgtgaactagttctgaacttgacctagatatcatcaagataaaaattctgaccaattttcgtgaagatccattgaaaaatatggcctatagagaggtcacaaggtttttctattatttgaaataatgaactagtttttgaaggcatatgacccagttttgtatttgacctagatatcatcaaggtgaacattctcaccaattttcatgaagatccattgaaaaatagtgacctagtttttgaccgcagttgacccagtttcaaacttgaccttgatatcatcaagatgaacattcagaccaactttcataaagatcccatgaaaaatatggcctctagagaggtcacaagttttttctattatttgacctactgacctagtttttgaaaacatgtgacccagtttcaatctttacctagatattatcaagatgaacattctgaccaattttcatgcagatcccatgaaaaatctggcctctacagaggtcacaaggtttttctattatctgacctactgacctagtttttgattgcacgtaatccagtttcgaacttgactaagatatcatccagatgaacattctgaccaattttcatgcagatcccatgaaaaatatgacctctagagaggtcacaaggtatttctattatttgacctactgacctagtttttgaccgcacgtgacccagtttcaaaattgacctagatatcatcaaggtgaacattctcaccaattttcatgaagatccattgaaaaatatggcctctagggaggtcacaaggattttctatttttagacctactgaactagttttggaacgcagttgacccagtttcgaacttgacctatatatcaccaaggtgaacattctgaccaattttcatgcagatcccatgaaatatatggcctctacagaggtcacaaggtttttctattatttgacctagtgacctagttttttaaggcacgtaacccagtttcgaacttgacttagatatcatccagatgaacattctgaccaattttcatttcatgcagatcccatgaaaaatatgacctctagagaggtaacaaggattttctattatttgacctactgacctagtttttgaccgcagtcgacccagttccaaacttgacctagatatcatgaagataaacatcctgaccaattttcatgcagatcccatgaaaaatacggcctctacagaggtcacaaggtttttctaatatttgacctactgacctagttttggaccggacgtgacccagttttaaacttgacctagatatcatcaagatgaacattctgactaattttcatgcagatcccatgaaaaatatgacctctagagaggtcataaggatttactattatttgacctactgacctagtttttgaccgcagttgacccagtttcgaacttgacctagatacaatcaagatgaacattctgatcaattttcatgaagatccattgaaaaatctggcctctagagaggtcacaaggtttttctatttttagacctactgacctagtttttgaccgcacatgacccagtttcaaacttgacctagatatcatcaaggtgaacattctgaccaactttcataaaaatcccatgaaaaatgtgacctctagagtggtcacaagcaaaaagtttacgcacggacacacggacgacggacgctgcgcgatcacaaaagctcaccttgtcactttgtgacaggtgagctaaaaaagaaatacataccaTTCCCTCGTAACCATGGGGAAGAAGAAGAACAATTCCATTCTGCCGGACCCACTTGGCTTGTCCACTACTGATAAACTGGTCTATAACACATTGTGCTGTGTTAGCAAAGTCTCCAAACTGTGCCTCCCACAGAATCAGAGAATTGGGGTTGGTCAATGCATACCCTAACTCAAATCCTGAAATTGTACAACATCATCTAAAACTTATTATTCTGTTTTCAAATTCTTTcaaaagttgtcagttacataaACGTTCTGTGAACCTATTTACTCTGACATTCCATTTCATCAACAGTGCTACATAACTGACTATATTTACATTCTTCCTATTTGTTCCAGGAAAAATgatgttcattttgcatgaatcATACAAGGAGAGGAGCTTAAATTACAATAATGTCACTTTATGTGCTGCTGTTTTGAGTGTAGTCAGTTCGTAGTCccgatgtggtgaacatctgtgtcaagtttctttgaaatctttcaaggggtcaAAGActtacagaacggacacgaaattgctaatggacgaacggacaccgggggtataacataatacgtcccttcaggcgtacAAAAAGAACTTGTTCATAGACAGAAAGAAAATAccatgtagattttttttttagttcttgcCAAACGAACAACAGAATATGACCGGCAAATTAACCAGAATTTGCCGATCACtttctgttgttcatttcacataaacttcaaaaagaaaacctttcatttttcaataaactgACACAGAGAAAACAACACATGAAGTATGTTTATTCAATTTCATTTGACAATGTCAATTCATTTAAAGCAaatgtcttgatgatatcttgttTTCTCTCTTTGAAATTTCTATCTGATATAATACACATTCTACTATCAAAAATATTCACTTGAATGTCAACAGAGTGGGAAGAAGTTAAACATCAGCATTTATTCACACTAAGCATTGTATTAATTATTACAATGTTAAGTTGAGTAAAAGTGAACTAAACTTACTTACCTAACACACCATATTCGGACAGGGAGCTGTTCACTACTGTATAGGGTGCCTGGCCTTTGTACAAGTGATTCAAGCACACGTGTGTGTCCTTGTCTACAACTTGATTATGTAACACATGGTGACGATGGCTGAAAAAGAAAACTATTGATTTCTTTCAGATGAACATTTAGTATATGTTCATCATTTCATGTTGTTATAGAAAAGCTTTCTGTAAGTTTCATGAAACAAGATGGCAAAAGTAGCATATATACAGCTCGGGTTATGAGTCAATCCACTGAATAGACTGAAAGTGACTCATGTGAGGATTTTTTAAACATACCGGTAATTTGGTGAAGATCTCCAAGCACTTTATGAGACAGGGTTCTCATTTCTCCATCAATTActcaaaataaagatattttaggTTATTTATAAGTAACACTTTCTCTGTAATCTCCAAACTTTTAAATCGTTTATCTATTCTTACCTGAAAGTGCCTCTCTCTACATCCTGTCCACTAAGACGTACATGTATGCCCTCTTTTAACAATGAACCAAAAGCAAGGGCCTCACCAAGAGCCCAATCTGCAGTTCTCTCATTAATCATCTGCATGTGACTCTTTAAGATTCTCTTCAAACctgaaattttcatgaaactcaAGTACGCTATgaatttaaagttttcctttgatgGCTCTTTTGATTTTGCAATagtatttaaattaatatataccATACCAGTGTTCACTGATTCTTTTTCAATATTACCAAGTTTCCTGCAAATAACCAACAGCTTCCTAACATGAATCTGAGGAAGAGACCAATGATTTTGGCGACAATGTCTTTTCCCCAGATCAAAACAGCAGAATATTCACCTGCCCTCTGGATCAAACTTGCTGCCTTTGAATGGCAGCCACATGCTACCTCTAAGGGCCTTAATGAACAAATTCTGTATACAGTACAAGTGAAACTGTGATTTATCTTGTACATTAAcaatttattatattgttttatatcagTCATTTCTTACCAGAAgtgttttaaagtttctactatgccacagggtgagaaaaatgtgcagccagactaggactcgaacccggggcctggGAATACCGTTCAGATGCTCTACTGACTAAGCTACGCAGCCACCTACATactttctccctgttttaatattcaagttctatacagTGACAACTATAACGTATAACAAAAATTTACAACACCACTAAGCTaccatgtttttgatgaatctgtatttttttttgaaaaattttagtatAGGGTCACCAAGAAATGAAACTACATTTCATCAATTTCTGTCAAACTATTTCCGAGgcgatgttgtttgaagaaaagtgtggacaaTGGATGGTGAATGATCACAGTagtgcactttgtgctcaggtgagccaacaagagctgtcagatgacagcaACACTCCACTACCTTGTCATTAAAGAGAGTTAACTGatttaatataaaagttgaaaaaggggcataattttgtaaaaatgctgaACAGAGTTAGAACCTGAAAAATACACGCATGCTCATCACAGAGAACAAgactgagtgtgtgaagtttcaatctattcccattagtgggtactgggacaccagcttacatacaaaaactaaacaaaaaattgctaagttgaaaaagggactcctggtaaaaaagcaaattaagagttatggaacctgtgcactgcatatcatatcatcacagtgaacaagtttgtgaagtttccaTCCACTCTCATACATCTTACAACAGAAACTTTACTAAAAATTGTTGAGTGGAAAAaagggtataattttgtaaaaaagcaaaactgagttatggaacctgtgcaatgcaagtcagttcATCAAAATAAGTGTGTGCTGCTTAAATCCATTCCCACCAGTGGTTAcagaaataccagcttacatacaaaaagtttTAACCAAATCTGGATGCTAAAACCGACAAATGGGAAAGTGCGTTAGCTCTATtcattcttcaaatagtcaagctaaaaagttaTGTTAATAACATGTGATATCCTTGCTAACACACCTGAACTCACCTGTTAAAAACACCATTTGAAAacgacaataacagcagtttcaTGCTAGAATGCACTTTAACCACTGAAAACCTCCCTAACTGCTGTTTTCTTACCTCCATGTATAACGAAGTCCCCAGGTGGCGGAGAGCTGAATACAGTTCCCACATGATTCAGTATCTCCTCTTTGACTCCAGTCTTAGGTAGCACCATAGCTTCACGGTTGTCAAAGAAACCTTCCCAAGGTGAGTCCAGCCAGTCCTTATTTGAGACAGAGATTTCCTTCTTTGCCAGCATGTATGCTTCCTCACAGATCTTGTCATACTTGTTCACCTCTTCCTATATTCATACCAAatcacaaaatgattttaagaacTATTTTGTTGTTGCTTGTGGATTGGGTTTTATGTAACAACAACGCAATTCAGgtcaaaatgcatattttccagattaaatggtggaggaaaaccccagttGCCTCtatgggcattatttcatgcaTGTCGCACACCTTGGTAGAAGGCTTTACTTTCCACAAGGTGGCCTAGGTGAAAGTGATTTTCTGTCAGCAGCTTAAACCCTCTTGGCAGCAAAGGTCTCCTGATTTTAAGAATTAAAACACAATCAAAACAGATTAAACTTCTTAAAGAAGGTTGTAATTGATAAACTAAAATTTAAGTAACTTACTTCAATGCAAGCAATAAACAAGAACTATTTAAAGATATTCTTAAAGAGCAATAAAATGATCGATAAgacaaactagatgcccacgggcaacatgttgagcccgccctttgaccaataactgtgaccttgacctttgagatagagtcagtctcattgagttaaacattcatgcaaaatataaacaagattcctcaatgcatgtcaaatttaCCGGCCAgataagatctgacatgacctttgacctccaactgtgaccttgtcctttgagataggaacttcgggtttgcacacgacactctgtctcactgaggttaacattcatgccaaatataaacaagattgctccatgcatgtcaaagttatggtccggacaaacaaatccagacagaCGGATGCACATACATCGAACAGCCACTTGGACAACTATGTCatcgcatccgcaagcgggctcgacaaaaacaaaGTCAGACAAATAAAATCCCATTTCGAAACTACTTTTCATAATCTGCAGACATAACCCATAGATGAAGCGGATAATACCACTAGCATTTCAGAAATGCAAGACAACTTAACAACCACTGAGTAAACAAGGCTTTCTCACAAGAATAACAATTAAAATTCTCCTGTTACATATACCAGAAATGACTCCTATTTTAAAACATCCGCTTTCAAAGTAAATCATAATTAAATCTACATACCTAAGATTATTGAAGTCTGCTACTTACATTAAACAAATATCATCAAGGATTGTCTCATAGACAAAGTTTATTGcttatgatataaatatatacagcTTTGTTTCCACAAACCTCATATTCTTGTTGAGTAACTGTGCCACTTGCCATCAACTTCTCAGAGAACTGAGCTAACACAGTTGGGGTTTTAGCAATCTGCTTGTACATAAGTGGCTGTGTAAACATTGGCTCATCTATCTCATTGTGACCATTTCTTCTGTACGAGACCTGCATTTACACAGTCAATCAACCAAATCATTTATACATGACTTTATACACAACGTTAGGAGTATAGAAGTATTATTACATGATTAATATAAAAAGCCAGTCCAGTCTGTGCTATTAACTAGCCAATAGTTCAACACAGGTTTGCAGGGGTAAAGTATACAAGAGGGCCACTGTGGTGCTAAGTTGCACACCTGACCTCGACTGTTTAACACTGAATATATGtttgacacactgaatcatgaattgTACTGACTGTGTTTAGCATTAATTAGTGGCCCCATTTGCACAAATTTGGGAGAAGAACTTACAATGTTGATACCATCATAGAATATGTAACTTAAACACAAACTAgctgattttttaatttttttttgataattatcTTACCAAATCAATGACAACATCTTTTCCGAAAGTGGCTCTCCATTCTGCAGCGACCTTTGACACATACGAGACAGCTAGAGGGTCATCGGCATTCACATGGAAGATTGGAGCATTTACCACCCTTGCTACATCTGTACAGTATGGAGAAGACCTGGAAGACCTAGGATCTGTTGTGAAGCCAatctgaaattatatatatatatgcatgtattgaTGTGAATCCAAAGCAATCTGGTGTTTTGAAGTGGGCTCTAAAGTGCCCTAATATAGACAGTGAGAGGTATATTAAAGTTTCTGAATATATAACTGATGAATTAAACTTAAGTCTTAGTTGTCCCAGAAATACTTGAAAGGCTGTTGTTTTTTGATGGTCCTTACTGTGGACACATACCCAACTAGCCTCAccttatcatctggaaaccgttcaactgttcagggtcactgtgaccttgacctttgacttactgatctcaaaatcaatagggttcatctgctggttatgaccaacctccctatcaactttcatgatcctaggcccaagcattcttgagttatcatctggaaacggattggtctacataccgaccgacatctgcaaaacaatttaccccaacttctttgaagggggcataattaagaCTAGAGATTGGACATGTACCTGGTTATTGGCAACAATGTGCACTGTACCATGTGTGGTATAGGCTGGGAGGTCACTCAAGTGCATCGTCTCATACACCACTCCCTGTCCTGAGAATGCTGCATCTCCGTGTAGTAATATGCTCATCACCTGCAACAAATGTGTACAACACACTTACCAACAAGCAGCATATGAATTGGAAATTTTCGTCCtaagtttaatttttttatgattaaaaaaGTTACTTGAAGTACAATTTTCATTACTAATCAgcttttttttttaggtttcaaATAcaattaagaacatttttaacaGTGTAAAACTTTTAACTTTGTGGTAGGGCAGTATCTAGATTTTATCTCTGTGAAATAGATACATATATCAGTGAAGAAAGTTTCTGCAAATCATGTATCTAGATGACTTACCTTTTTACCATCTGTGTCACCCCTGTAGAACTGTTCAGCTCGTGTTTTACCCTGCACCACTGGGTTTACTGCTTCAAGATGAGAAGGATTGGCTACCACGGCAATCTTGATCTGTTTATTTGTTACACGATTCAGCCTCTCTACTGACATACCTAGATGGTACTTCACATCACCAGATCCCTCATCTTCCGCCTTCAATTTTGAATCAAACTGACAGAAAATCTTCTCTAGTGGTTTGCGACATACATTGGCCAACACATTCAGTCTACCCCTGAAAAaagataacaatttttttttttaaagcctgTATCTAGGCaatcaaaaattataaaatggaaaGGTCTTTATATCAAAACGTGAAAGAACAGCATTACAATTAAGGGTTACCGTTGTCTTTCCCTTATAAATACGAGTTTcctatacagtctaacctgtactaacggtcacctccgatcagcggtcacctccgttcagcggccattttatgacgcccccgacggattttcctctattttatcactttattcagcggccacctgccgtccgcggccagcggccaccgaaattgcctcccgaccgccgtatttgacccctttttcagcggccattttcttccaaaaccaattatttttaggcaataatcgccgaagatacccgattttgagaagcacgtggttgctaagtttcgcgggacttcaccacaagaacgacaaaatgacatgagcttctcaattaaaactgataaccaaaggtaatcccttttgttatgatcaaatggccataattatcggtaattagcgtgtcacctcgtgtcaattttgttgttcacagtttgaacCTCGGTTAacgataatactcgataactaattagtagcataatatttgtgatttttttatacttctgtcatcaaaatactattaaatttatacgaaattaactgtgtttgaaaaaaaaaaaataaacctctctatcttttacggaacgtaacggcaatcttagatttagcatagacaataagcgccgagagtagcttcccttaccaaaatggcgaaaattgtaaacaaacttgttttaaagttggaaaattgtctgtaacaatttttgtagtaaaaaaaacacgccggagttttagattgctaagaagaccattcgtattgcgaaggcaaatgcacgtcattgtatcctggtaaaataataatggaaaacccaaaaagaaacgggcctaaaggctatagactggtcagaagtctgaaaaatacatatactggctgcacctccggtcagcggtcacctggctttagcggccaaattgtctgcttcccttggctggctgcttaagacaggttagactgtacattTTCAATAGGTGTTGGATGTGCTTTATATGTGTTCAATAAAGACAG from Mercenaria mercenaria strain notata chromosome 2, MADL_Memer_1, whole genome shotgun sequence carries:
- the LOC123563511 gene encoding 2-oxoglutarate dehydrogenase complex component E1-like isoform X4, with the protein product MENLEPSTFGHGHVIDETDLNRVFRLPETTYIGGSEQSLPLKEIINRLKTIYCNHIGVEFMFINNREQTDWIKQKFETPGVLEFNDEEKRLTLARVIRSQRFEEFLARKWSSEKRFGLEGCEVLIPSMKTVIDSSSALGVESFVIGMPHRGRLNVLANVCRKPLEKIFCQFDSKLKAEDEGSGDVKYHLGMSVERLNRVTNKQIKIAVVANPSHLEAVNPVVQGKTRAEQFYRGDTDGKKVMSILLHGDAAFSGQGVVYETMHLSDLPAYTTHGTVHIVANNQIGFTTDPRSSRSSPYCTDVARVVNAPIFHVNADDPLAVSYVSKVAAEWRATFGKDVVIDLVSYRRNGHNEIDEPMFTQPLMYKQIAKTPTVLAQFSEKLMASGTVTQQEYEEEVNKYDKICEEAYMLAKKEISVSNKDWLDSPWEGFFDNREAMVLPKTGVKEEILNHVGTVFSSPPPGDFVIHGGLKRILKSHMQMINERTADWALGEALAFGSLLKEGIHVRLSGQDVERGTFSHRHHVLHNQVVDKDTHVCLNHLYKGQAPYTVVNSSLSEYGVLGFELGYALTNPNSLILWEAQFGDFANTAQCVIDQFISSGQAKWVRQNGIVLLLPHGYEGMGPEHSSARLERFLQMSNDDPDHFPMLSDCKKKESEDFEIQQLHEINWFVGNLTTPANYFHALRRQIALPFRKPLVLVTPKSLLRLPEARSNFDEMVEGTGFVRLYPETGMPSENPAAVKKLIFCSGKVYYELVKEREKLDLVDKIAIARIEQISPFPFDLVKAEILKYPKARLAWVQEEHKNMGAWFYVEPRMRTVLKKIASTDMAMEKMANKKIEYIGRYPSAATATGNKSKHLWEFAEFMKHAMQMN
- the LOC123563511 gene encoding 2-oxoglutarate dehydrogenase complex component E1-like isoform X1, which encodes MENLEPSTFGHGHVIDETDLNRVFRLPETTYIGGSEQSLPLKEIINRLKTIYCNHIGVEFMFINNREQTDWIKQKFETPGVLEFNDEEKRLTLARVIRSQRFEEFLARKWSSEKRFGLEGCEVLIPSMKTVIDSSSALGVESFVIGMPHRGRLNVLANVCRKPLEKIFCQFDSKLKAEDEGSGDVKYHLGMSVERLNRVTNKQIKIAVVANPSHLEAVNPVVQGKTRAEQFYRGDTDGKKVMSILLHGDAAFSGQGVVYETMHLSDLPAYTTHGTVHIVANNQIGFTTDPRSSRSSPYCTDVARVVNAPIFHVNADDPLAVSYVSKVAAEWRATFGKDVVIDLVSYRRNGHNEIDEPMFTQPLMYKQIAKTPTVLAQFSEKLMASGTVTQQEYEEEVNKYDKICEEAYMLAKKEISVSNKDWLDSPWEGFFDNREAMVLPKTGVKEEILNHVGTVFSSPPPGDFVIHGGLKRILKSHMQMINERTADWALGEALAFGSLLKEGIHVRLSGQDVERGTFSHRHHVLHNQVVDKDTHVCLNHLYKGQAPYTVVNSSLSEYGVLGFELGYALTNPNSLILWEAQFGDFANTAQCVIDQFISSGQAKWVRQNGIVLLLPHGYEGMGPEHSSARLERFLQMSNDDPDHFPMLSDCKKKYDNTGSNKKESEDFEIQQLHEINWFVGNLTTPANYFHALRRQIALPFRKPLVLVTPKSLLRLPEARSNFDEMVEGTGFVRLYPETGMPSENPAAVKKLIFCSGKVYYELVKEREKLDLVDKIAIARIEQISPFPFDLVKAEILKYPKARLAWVQEEHKNMGAWFYVEPRMRTVLKKIASTDMAMEKMANKKIEYIGRYPSAATATGNKSKHLWEFAEFMKHAMQMN
- the LOC123563511 gene encoding 2-oxoglutarate dehydrogenase-like, mitochondrial isoform X7, with product MFINNREQTDWIKQKFETPGVLEFNDEEKRLTLARVIRSQRFEEFLARKWSSEKRFGLEGCEVLIPSMKTVIDSSSALGVESFVIGMPHRGRLNVLANVCRKPLEKIFCQFDSKLKAEDEGSGDVKYHLGMSVERLNRVTNKQIKIAVVANPSHLEAVNPVVQGKTRAEQFYRGDTDGKKVMSILLHGDAAFSGQGVVYETMHLSDLPAYTTHGTVHIVANNQIGFTTDPRSSRSSPYCTDVARVVNAPIFHVNADDPLAVSYVSKVAAEWRATFGKDVVIDLVSYRRNGHNEIDEPMFTQPLMYKQIAKTPTVLAQFSEKLMASGTVTQQEYEEEVNKYDKICEEAYMLAKKEISVSNKDWLDSPWEGFFDNREAMVLPKTGVKEEILNHVGTVFSSPPPGDFVIHGGLKRILKSHMQMINERTADWALGEALAFGSLLKEGIHVRLSGQDVERGTFSHRHHVLHNQVVDKDTHVCLNHLYKGQAPYTVVNSSLSEYGVLGFELGYALTNPNSLILWEAQFGDFANTAQCVIDQFISSGQAKWVRQNGIVLLLPHGYEGMGPEHSSARLERFLQMSNDDPDHFPKESEDFEIQQLHEINWFVGNLTTPANYFHALRRQIALPFRKPLVLVTPKSLLRLPEARSNFDEMVEGTGFVRLYPETGMPSENPAAVKKLIFCSGKVYYELVKEREKLDLVDKIAIARIEQISPFPFDLVKAEILKYPKARLAWVQEEHKNMGAWFYVEPRMRTVLKKIASTDMAMEKMANKKIEYIGRYPSAATATGNKSKHLWEFAEFMKHAMQMN
- the LOC123563511 gene encoding 2-oxoglutarate dehydrogenase complex component E1-like isoform X5, with the protein product MENLEPSTFGHGHVIDETDLNRVFRLPETTYIGGSEQSLPLKEIINRLKTIYCNHIGVEFMFINNREQTDWIKQKFETPGVLEFNDEEKRLTLARVIRSQRFEEFLARKWSSEKRFGLEGCEVLIPSMKTVIDSSSALGVESFVIGMPHRGRLNVLANVCRKPLEKIFCQFDSKLKAEDEGSGDVKYHLGMSVERLNRVTNKQIKIAVVANPSHLEAVNPVVQGKTRAEQFYRGDTDGKKVMSILLHGDAAFSGQGVVYETMHLSDLPAYTTHGTVHIVANNQIGFTTDPRSSRSSPYCTDVARVVNAPIFHVNADDPLAVSYVSKVAAEWRATFGKDVVIDLVSYRRNGHNEIDEPMFTQPLMYKQIAKTPTVLAQFSEKLMASGTVTQQEYEEEVNKYDKICEEAYMLAKKEISVSNKDWLDSPWEGFFDNREAMVLPKTGVKEEILNHVGTVFSSPPPGDFVIHGGLKRILKSHMQMINERTADWALGEALAFGSLLKEGIHVRLSGQDVERGTFSHRHHVLHNQVVDKDTHVCLNHLYKGQAPYTVVNSSLSEYGVLGFELGYALTNPNSLILWEAQFGDFANTAQCVIDQFISSGQAKWVRQNGIVLLLPHGYEGMGPEHSSARLERFLQMSNDDPDHFPKESEDFEIQQLHEINWFVGNLTTPANYFHALRRQIALPFRKPLVLVTPKSLLRLPEARSNFDEMVEGTGFVRLYPETGMPSENPAAVKKLIFCSGKVYYELVKEREKLDLVDKIAIARIEQISPFPFDLVKAEILKYPKARLAWVQEEHKNMGAWFYVEPRMRTVLKKIASTDMAMEKMANKKIEYIGRYPSAATATGNKSKHLWEFAEFMKHAMQMN
- the LOC123563511 gene encoding 2-oxoglutarate dehydrogenase-like, mitochondrial isoform X6, coding for MFINNREQTDWIKQKFETPGVLEFNDEEKRLTLARVIRSQRFEEFLARKWSSEKRFGLEGCEVLIPSMKTVIDSSSALGVESFVIGMPHRGRLNVLANVCRKPLEKIFCQFDSKLKAEDEGSGDVKYHLGMSVERLNRVTNKQIKIAVVANPSHLEAVNPVVQGKTRAEQFYRGDTDGKKVMSILLHGDAAFSGQGVVYETMHLSDLPAYTTHGTVHIVANNQIGFTTDPRSSRSSPYCTDVARVVNAPIFHVNADDPLAVSYVSKVAAEWRATFGKDVVIDLVSYRRNGHNEIDEPMFTQPLMYKQIAKTPTVLAQFSEKLMASGTVTQQEYEEEVNKYDKICEEAYMLAKKEISVSNKDWLDSPWEGFFDNREAMVLPKTGVKEEILNHVGTVFSSPPPGDFVIHGGLKRILKSHMQMINERTADWALGEALAFGSLLKEGIHVRLSGQDVERGTFSHRHHVLHNQVVDKDTHVCLNHLYKGQAPYTVVNSSLSEYGVLGFELGYALTNPNSLILWEAQFGDFANTAQCVIDQFISSGQAKWVRQNGIVLLLPHGYEGMGPEHSSARLERFLQMSNDDPDHFPMLSDCKKKYDNTGSNKKESEDFEIQQLHEINWFVGNLTTPANYFHALRRQIALPFRKPLVLVTPKSLLRLPEARSNFDEMVEGTGFVRLYPETGMPSENPAAVKKLIFCSGKVYYELVKEREKLDLVDKIAIARIEQISPFPFDLVKAEILKYPKARLAWVQEEHKNMGAWFYVEPRMRTVLKKIASTDMAMEKMANKKIEYIGRYPSAATATGNKSKHLWEFAEFMKHAMQMN
- the LOC123563511 gene encoding 2-oxoglutarate dehydrogenase complex component E1-like isoform X2, encoding MENLEPSTFDETDLNRVFRLPETTYIGGSEQSLPLKEIINRLKTIYCNHIGVEFMFINNREQTDWIKQKFETPGVLEFNDEEKRLTLARVIRSQRFEEFLARKWSSEKRFGLEGCEVLIPSMKTVIDSSSALGVESFVIGMPHRGRLNVLANVCRKPLEKIFCQFDSKLKAEDEGSGDVKYHLGMSVERLNRVTNKQIKIAVVANPSHLEAVNPVVQGKTRAEQFYRGDTDGKKVMSILLHGDAAFSGQGVVYETMHLSDLPAYTTHGTVHIVANNQIGFTTDPRSSRSSPYCTDVARVVNAPIFHVNADDPLAVSYVSKVAAEWRATFGKDVVIDLVSYRRNGHNEIDEPMFTQPLMYKQIAKTPTVLAQFSEKLMASGTVTQQEYEEEVNKYDKICEEAYMLAKKEISVSNKDWLDSPWEGFFDNREAMVLPKTGVKEEILNHVGTVFSSPPPGDFVIHGGLKRILKSHMQMINERTADWALGEALAFGSLLKEGIHVRLSGQDVERGTFSHRHHVLHNQVVDKDTHVCLNHLYKGQAPYTVVNSSLSEYGVLGFELGYALTNPNSLILWEAQFGDFANTAQCVIDQFISSGQAKWVRQNGIVLLLPHGYEGMGPEHSSARLERFLQMSNDDPDHFPMLSDCKKKYDNTGSNKKESEDFEIQQLHEINWFVGNLTTPANYFHALRRQIALPFRKPLVLVTPKSLLRLPEARSNFDEMVEGTGFVRLYPETGMPSENPAAVKKLIFCSGKVYYELVKEREKLDLVDKIAIARIEQISPFPFDLVKAEILKYPKARLAWVQEEHKNMGAWFYVEPRMRTVLKKIASTDMAMEKMANKKIEYIGRYPSAATATGNKSKHLWEFAEFMKHAMQMN